CTCTCTCTGCGTCACTACTTCGATTGACACCTCTCTCACACGCTCTGATCGAATCGAGGGCGATCGACTCGCTCTAACGCGGGGATGGTGGCCCCAAACGCGAACGCCGGCGGTGACAGCGGAGAGGGATCAACAGAGAATGTCGACGACCGGCGGTTCCTCCGCTGCGTGAACTGCGGCTCGGGGATGCGCTCGCTCTTCGTTCAGTACTCCCCCGGCAACATCCGTTTGATGAAATGCGTAAGCGAGACATACCGATATCTTCTCGCTGAACTTGTCCGCGTAATTGTTCTACTGACGTTGGGTTCGTTTAGGAGCACTGCAAATCGGTCGCTGACCCCTACATCGAGTGCGAGTTCATGGTAGTCTGCTGTCTCCCCACAATAAATATGTCGTCAACAATGTGTTTGTAGATATGCTTCTGTAGATTCTTGACTCGCAGTTTCGTGGGCTCGTAATTTTTACTTAAATATGTGATTTCCCGGCGGCAAGTCTTTTTCCATTATGACTCGCTTAAATAAAGGGAATGGATCTCATAACATTTTAGCCCTATATACAAATGCCCTTACGGCAAGTTTGATACAGTCCCTGCTGCTGAGCTTGGGAATTTGTCAGCCGCTGGTTCTTTTTGAGTTTActtcaggtttttttttttttttttcttctgtagtATAGTCGATAACATGAATTTGTTCATGCAGATAATTCTGATTGATATGATCCTGCACAAGAGGAAAGCTTACCGACATTTGTTATTTAACATGCTGAACTTAGGTGCTGGCGACTCAAAGGCACAGATTTTGTTTTTGCCTCTTTGAATTTTTTTGTCAATTGCACTTTATACTTCTTTCAGGTCTATGTGCTGCACTTTTCATGTTTTTCCTTTTCCTCTAAATGCAGTAGTTTGAATTCCTTTTTTGTACTTGTAAAAACAGTAGAagtcattgcattctgatcattccATGTAGTCTTCAATTGACTTATTCCAGTGTATTGTCTTTACAATCACCATATTTTTTCTTGAAAGCACAGATCTTGTCATTTCTTCTATTTATATTATCATCCACTGGAGAGTATAGCAAACCCATGATGTGTAGTTGTCGTTCCATGCTGTTAGTTATATTACTAATCCTGTGTTTTCCATTATATATCAGTTGCTGTTTGAACATTTTAACCAACAACTCTTATGGTTTTCGTTCATGTCTGGtttcaaaattatcaattttgaCATTTACCTCCTTGACAGATTGGATAAATACAAGAAAAAATGTGCTACTGATTGGTTTCAATTCCTTGAGTCCAAGTCTTTTGATTGTGGAAACAATAGTCCAACACGACATTGTTGCTTTTATGCTATTTCCTTCTGGTGACACACGACTATTGAATCTTCACTTTCCAAAACCACTTCTCCTAGATCATACTCATGTAGGCTACTTGTAACTAAAATAACTTTTCACAAAAGAGGGTGTATATAAAATGTCATCAGAGAACATGTTTTATTTCAGTTCTTACAGGATCAAGATGTAATTTTAGGTTATAGAAGAAACATATAGGAAATGGCACCTTTCCTTACTTTAAAATGCAGGGATTTGTAATTTCTTATTTTATCCATCCATTGTCCTCCAAATGCGTATCTTGAGTTTTAACTTTCAAGTATATTCATGTTTTTCAAATAACTTATTCTGTTTGATTTTGAGATGGCTTTGCTTAAGAATGCAGAATAATAGACCTAGTGATTTGCAATATTGCATTATTTATTATGCATGAAGCACTCCTGTCTTGGTTATTGCTTATACAAGTTAATGGCTCACAATTTGCAGGGGATACTCTGGAAGTCAAGCttactttattttcttttagaTGCATGTATCCATTCAGCTATGCttaataaataataatctttGCCTAAAAtgtacaatttttttcttttttacctaAGACCTTAACAATATAAGGCAGgttttctctcttgaagaacagtAAAGCTTGTCTGGATTCATCCAGGAGCCTTTTGTTGTCATTTTTGACATGTGGAAAGGTGATATATCTCAGTGGTAGCAAACTAATATTGTTAGTGTTAACTTTACCAGTATTTTCCTGCCACTGATTGTAACGATGCTTTAACTCATTTGATTATAGGTGATGTTGGATGTTCTATTAGGAAATTTGATATTCATATCTGTTGTTCTTCTGGGAATTAGATTTCTGCTCAATTTGTCATTTGATGTTAGCAGGTTGGTATGTCACTTCTACTATAATTTATCAATCCCTATATCAATGATTATTCTTTTACCTGTTACTTCTAAAGGTATACATCCACAATTTCTCATTTGATTGATGAAGTATCTGTTGTTGGCAAAGTTTGTTCTTGGATCCACAGATTTTTAGCTTGTTGATTATtgttttttgaaatttttttgtttAAAGCTTGTGGGTTAAATTTCATATCCTCAATTTTTTAATAGTATGTTATATGCAACTAATAACTTTATTATTGTGGTATATTTACAGCCATTctatgaattgaattatttaaTAATCAGATTTTGTGTCAGTTTCTTGGAACTGTCACCTCTCCAGTGTTCAATGTCAAATTATTCAAGGCtatctatgatttttcttaatgTATTTTGTAATGGTTCACTCGGTTTCTAAAATGTTATTGTTGTGTTTCAGATACAGACAAATTCTTCTGGCAATTCTTGTTTCAAGCTACTTCAAGTTATTTTTAGTAGCAATGATGGTATGCATTCTCAATTCTTCTGCTTGAATGTAAAGTAATATTCCATCTAGAGGATACCTTATGATTTGTGTAAAGAGTTACTTTTGCTTTTGCTTATATATCTATTTGTTTGCTGTGTACAGGTCTGGGAGTTCCCATCTTCTGTTCTTCTTGTCATTGACATACTTGTTATGTCATCAAATGCACTGGCTTTAGGAGGTTTGAATTTGAAACACTAAATTTTATGTGTTCCACTTTGTTCAAATGCATGCATTAATTTAATGACAAGTACCGCTCTTCAAAGAACTTTAAATGCACAAGGTTCTAAATCTTTGGGATACAATTTCCAATAACTAAGCTTTTATGAACATCTTGCACTTAATTAAAAACATCAACATATTTGTCCCTCCAAAGATTTCAGAGACTCCCATTCTcactctttttcttgttcttaacTTATTATCCTTTTCCCTTTGCACCCCTTATTTTTAGATTTCAGAAACTCCTTGCAAAGACATTGCATCTCTTAGCTTTACATTTCAACTTAGCTCCTTTTCCCTAACTGCAATTTTACTGTAGAACATTTATTTTGTTCCCTCATACTTTACTAATATTCACATTGGATCAACAGAGGCCTAAACACATGTTGCTAGTCAATAACAGCTAGCACTCTATAACTGACCATCCTGTTTGGATATATAGAATTTGCTAGTATGGTAATGTCTGCTCAATGAACTATCATGTCTATTTAGTATCTCCACAAACCATTTGGCATATGGTAACAAGGGCTTACCGTGTTAAGTGTCTTGGCTGCAGTTTTGATTGTTGTTCATGCTATTTTgctacatgtgctaaagttttatAATTTTCTGTTTACAGTGGTAACAGAGTTGCAGACTGCTGGGTGCCTTGGAGTGTGCTTTGGTGCACAAGCAGCCAAGTTCTTTAGTGATCGTTGGTTGTTACATCTATTATCTGGTTAGTCTTACATTGTTACATATCTTATATCTTAAGTTGCAGAAATTTGTATTCTGAAACAGTTCAACTATGCTTGAAAGCCCTTCCTATGACATTACCTTAGCACAtgatgctgattactctgatgagCATGAGGTGCTACAACTTAGTTTTGTCTTGCAAATCATCATAATACTTATTAGATAAATGAATTCTGACTACATCATTGGCTACAGCACCTGTTACCGGGTTTGTCTTAGATATCTTCCATGCTTGAATTGCAAAATTTGACTTGTCTATAGAAAGAGTGCAACTATGGATAAAGGCCTTCCTTTAGCAACATGATGGTGCTGATTGCTCTGATGGGCATGAAGTGCTACAACTTGGTTTTTCCTGccatatcatctttttttttttttttctacggcAAGGATTGTGGTTTGGAGAAAAGTCATGCATTGGATACTTCACCTCAAA
Above is a genomic segment from Musa acuminata AAA Group cultivar baxijiao chromosome BXJ3-4, Cavendish_Baxijiao_AAA, whole genome shotgun sequence containing:
- the LOC135635761 gene encoding protein ARV 2-like, whose product is MVAPNANAGGDSGEGSTENVDDRRFLRCVNCGSGMRSLFVQYSPGNIRLMKCEHCKSVADPYIECEFMIILIDMILHKRKAYRHLLFNMLNLGAGDSKGILWKSSLLYFLLDACRFSLLKNSKACLDSSRSLLLSFLTCGKVMLDVLLGNLIFISVVLLGIRFLLNLSFDVSRYRQILLAILVSSYFKLFLVAMMVWEFPSSVLLVIDILVMSSNALALGVVTELQTAGCLGVCFGAQAAKFFSDRWLLHLLSG